The following proteins are encoded in a genomic region of Pyricularia oryzae 70-15 chromosome 6, whole genome shotgun sequence:
- a CDS encoding TPR domain-containing protein, with amino-acid sequence MADDPNLERYLAMLKEQKVKLVEALAHKGKKPPDSLRRSRKTLKQEFTMAALSKSMRNFMGQRDHIRACFIGAAYPPCTLPLSTLVPIMIRDLRLETQHRGRVLIVRAFCHPTKLTSIQNAIEDELGDVDRLAIYNLPQTVEPDAVLPQGAVVAIKEPYYKRTADGGLFVRVDHPSDFVRLRPGSSIIPDSLATHKTKADPSVLELKEDGNTAFKNGKFEAAIDLYSHALEMASDGDEDVKRDLWRNRSAAYLRLGRWELAISDALASMVQVSDADEEAKDLNIKALFRAGRAAYDMRDFEQAKRHFEAALALDKNHEETKLELSRTNKRLLEQESGLYDFSRMLRSVTLEHGLLDHASFLNRTRIAKTDNRGRGLFATVPLCEGDVIFVEKAFFTVHRDAGDLAVLININTEVVSVGTHNLRLFGMIDKMTWNPSLAKRYYDLFDGGKFGDDKQPKVVDGKVAVDTFRVQSIAELNGFGCPRLRSRDKERMNVQEGGPESSTGMWLHAAYANHTCIPNATRAFIGDMMIVRAARDIPAGAEIFMGYASLAEPFESRRSKFKTSYGFECDCEMCRAEAAVPPAAAEKRVRLREEIHAFLTANPLRTDMVDVLPPSQKAKVKRLLKEIQETYTAPYFDRLPRPFCHDIGLCAAMCISSQPRNALRAFLNVLRDSGYFVTMHGNRVTIDRRVAIQAEGAILAAMYASQCLMEIGYEAAACELEDLGREVFTSVSGVEDGFMEEFGWVN; translated from the exons ATGGCAGACGATCCGAACTTGGAAAGATACCTTGCCATGCTCAAGGAGCAAAAGGTCAAGCTTGTTGAAGCCCTTGCGcacaagggcaagaagccGCCAGACTCGTTGAGGCGCTCTCGAAAAACACTGAAGCAAGAGTTTACAATGGCT GCATTGAGCAAGTCCATGCGTAACTTTATGGGGCAGAGAGACCATATCCGGGCTTGCTTCATCGGCGCGGCGTATCCTCCCTGCACGTTGCCTCTTTCAACTCTCGTGCCCATAATGATCCGAGACCTCAGGCTCGAGACGCAGCACCGTGGCCGCGTGCTCATCGTAAGGGCTTTTTGTCACCCCACCAAGCTGACATCCATTCAGAATGCCATCGAGGATGAGCTTGGCGATGTCGACCGACTAGCCATCTACAACCTCCCCCAAACCGTTGAGCCCGATGCGGTCCTCCCTCAAGGTGCCGTCGTCGCCATCAAGGAGCCCTACTACAAGCGGACTGCCGACGGTGGCCTCTTCGTCCGGGTAGACCACCCCAGTGATTTCGTCCGGCTCAGACCGGGCAGCAGCATTATCCCTGACAGTCTGGCTACACACAAGACCAAGGCAGACCCATCCGTGCTTGAATTGAAGGAGGACGGCAACACCGCATTCAAGAATGGCAAGTTCGAAGCAGCGATTGACCTTTACTCGCACGCGCTGGAGATGGCCAGCGACGGTGACGAAGACGTCAAGCGGGATCTTTGGCGGAACCGGTCCGCGGCCTACCTGCGCCTCGGTCGTTGGGAACTGGCGATTTCCGATGCCTTGGCCTCCATGGTTCAGGTCAGTGACGCAgacgaggaggccaaggacCTCAACATCAAGGCTCTGTTTCGAGCAGGTAGAGCTGCCTATGACATGCGAGACTTTGAGCAAGCGAAGAGGCATTTCGAAGCTGCGCTTGCGCTTGACAAGAATCACGAGGAGACAAAACTAGAGCTTTCTCGCACCAACAAGCGCCTCTTGGAGCAGGAATCTGGGCTGTACGACTTCTCCAGAATGCTCAGGTCGGTAACTTTGGAACACGGCCTACTGGACCATGCATCCTTCTTGAACCGCACCAGAATCGCCAAGACGGACAACCGCGGACGTGGTCTTTTCGCCACGGTCCCGCTGTGCGAGGGTGATGTGATATTTGTCGAGAAGGCCTTTTTCACAGTCCACCGCGACGCGGGAGACTTGGCGGTCCTCATCAACATCAACACGGAGGTCGTCTCGGTGGGAACGCACAACCTGCGCCTCTTTGGCATGATCGACAAGATGACCTGGAACCCGTCTCTTGCCAAACGGTATTATGACCTCTTTGACGGCGGCAAGTTTGGCGACGACAAGCAGCCCAAGGTGGTCGACGGCAAGGTCGCGGTGGACACCTTCCGGGTCCAGTCCATCGCCGAGCTCAACGGCTTCGGCTGCCCCAGGCTCAGGTCGCGAGACAAGGAGCGCATGAACGTGCAGGAGGGCGGGCCGGAATCGAGCACGGGCATGTGGCTGCATGCGGCGTACGCCAACCACACGTGCATCCCGAACGCGACGCGGGCCTTCATCGGCGACATGATGATTGTGCGCGCGGCGCGCGACATCCCAGCCGGGGCGGAGATTTTCATGGGCTACGCGAGCCTGGCCGAGCCGTTCGAGTCGAGGCGGAGCAAGTTCAAGACCAGCTACGGCTTCGAGTGCGACTGCGAGATGTGCCgcgccgaggcggcggtccctcccgccgccgccgagaagCGCGTGCGTCTGCGCGAGGAGATCCACGCGTTCCTGACCGCGAACCCCTTGCGCACCGACATGGTCGACGTGCTCCCGCCGAGCCAAAAGGCCAAAGTCAAGAGGCTGCTCAAAGAGATCCAGGAGACCTACACGGCCCCCTACTTTGACCGGCTGCCGCGGCCATTCTGCCACGACATTGGCCTCTGCGCGGCCATGTGCATCAGCTCCCAGCCCCGAAACGCCCTCCGCGCCTTCTTGAACGTCCTCCGCGACTCGGGCTACTTTGTCACGATGCACGGCAACAGGGTGACCATCGACCGCCGGGTGGCAATCCAGGCCGAGGGGGCCATCCTCGCGGCAATGTACGCTTCTCAGTGTCTGATGGAGATTGGCTACGAAGCCGCGGCTTGCGAGCTGGAGGATCTGGGTAGGGAGGTCTTCACCTCCGTTTCTGGTGTCGAGGACGGCTTTATGGAGGAGTTTGGGTGGGTCAATTAG